The Salvelinus namaycush isolate Seneca chromosome 11, SaNama_1.0, whole genome shotgun sequence DNA window aaattctCATGATTACTCCTTCATTTGTCTCTTTGTCTTTCATTCTTTTGTCTGCCTCGCTTGGCTCTTGCCTGCCAGAATCAGGAAACGAGTACCTTTCCATAGAACGTCTTGCATCATGCTTTAAGGCCCCAGTCCAAGGCTTATGTCATCTTTAAACTCAGACTATTATGTCTCGGTTTCTAGGTAAATGACATATAGACatgacaaataaaaacattctCATTCATATCTAATCGCATTTGGGTGAATTTCTCAATCCCTTTCTAATCAAATCTCCGTTCTAGACAATAACCTCAGGGACTGGCTTTTGTAGCTAGCGTCAAAACAGCCTTAACGAACTTAAGAGTATCTGAGCATTTCTTTAAGTTGTTCTCTGTCACTTCCTGGCCCAGATGACTACATCAGTATCTCCAACAAGCCGTGTGACCTTCAGTGCACCAGCACCACAGGGGAGAGGCAGCTGCTGGTCCCTGCCCACGACGGAACCTACTGCCGGGACGGCATCTACCAGGGCGTCTGCATCGAGGGCCAGTGTCAGGTGCGCCACAGGGATCGGTATTAGGACCATACATTTTTTTCCGTGATCAACCGCTTGAGTCTCTTTTGGTTCAAAGCATCTGCCAAGCAATGTCAATCAATGCCCTTTGGACCTAGGTCTGTAATGAGTTGTTGCCAGGAGATTTTTTACCTAATTAACCACTTGAGTCTCGTTTGGTTCAAAGCATCTGCCAAACAATATACCTagttttcctggtcaggtcacaggGTTAGGAAAAGGATCCCAAACGCATGAGgactttcttctcttctctcccctggcTGCCCTGTACTACAGACGGTGGGTTGTGACGGGAAGCTTTACTCCAGTAAAACAGTAGATACGTGCGGCGTGTGCGGCGGGAATGGCAGCTCCTGCTACAGAGTGTCTGGATCTCACCGGAAAGGGAGCACACAGTTAGGTATATCTTAAGTAGTATCAAGAGGTTTTACAGCATATCCTACCTTTTTAAGTGCCCTTCTAAACATCTATAAAATCAAAGAGCCCTAACCTCCATTTCACAGTGTGCCTGGAAATAAAGGTGGGTGATCTTGTTTTTTCCCCTTTGGTTCAGGTTATGTGTTTATCACCAACATTCCTGTTGGTGCCACCGACATCCAGATCATTGAGAGACGGAAAACCGAAAATATACTGGGTAAGATTCAGATCATGTTGTATTGAATTTTATTGGGATACAGTAACTAGAAATTGTGAAACTTAACAAGCGGAACATGTTTTGGAGCAGAACAACCTTCATAGAAATATGAGCTGTTGTTGATTTCCGTGCGATTACCATAGGCCCTATCCAATCAAAACTCGTGTCTGGGTTCGTGGAATAAATCTAAAACAAAATTAATTTAGCGAGAAAGTTGTTACAGCTGTTGTCCATAAGATCGTATTGCTTTCCTCCAGCCCTATCCGATGAAGCAGGACACTTCTTTTTCAATGGGAACACAATTATCGACAATCCCCGTAACTTCCGTGTTGCTGGCACAGTCTTCAAGTACAGGAGACCCGCTAACCTCTTATCAGATGGATTTGAGTACATCATCGCCCAAGGACCCACTGACCAGGGGCTAAACGTCATGGTAGGTATTTAGGTATGTACTGTCTGTAGGTAACTAGGGCATGTTTTCCAGTGAGTCCTAAAAATAGACAATTGACATGTTGGCTTTGTTGTAATGTGATTGAAAGGCCTCTTACCCTTTTATACAAGTACTACAACCTGAATGGAAAGATGCCCCACATCACATACGAGTACACCGTACCTCGCACCCCAGAAGCCCGCACAACAACCCCAGTAGCCTCACCTCCAGAGGAGGTCCAGATACGAGCACTGTCCGTTGTCGAACCAGCGGTCCCAGAACCATGGCCCCTGGTGGCCCAAGAAACAATAGCCAACGCCACTGCCACTGAACTCTCCTTCAATGATAATGAGATTGAGGCCAGCGAGGACTATGGGAAGCTGGGAAACCACAGTGGTGTTCTGGTCCCGGACGAGCCTCCAGATGTAGACCATGACCTGGATCATGACCATGAAGGTCTTGTGTGGGAACTACAGGCTCCTCTCAACCTCAGTCGACCTCCAGCCATGCTGGTGTTCAGACCAGCCAGTGAGATCTACCACAACAACCTGGAGAATAAGCTAGGAGACCAGGGACATCCTGCACCTGCTAACTACAGTGAGTCTGAGTAGGAAGTTGATATCTGGGCTGTGTATCCACTTGACTGTTTTACAGAGAGTTTTAACTTTCAAATGTACATACATTGTTGTATCTGTAACGTACAAGGACATTGGCCTGTAGTCTGTCACTTTTAGTTGGGAAGTTTCTTCGAAGTATATTATTGCGGGATATCAGCAAACAGTTTTGATGCCCTTTTGTAATGGGACTGTTCTGAAGAATTTTTAATGAGATCTGAAATCATTTCTATGTATTTTACAATATTTTACAAGGGACAGACTCAAACTTGATCGATGGCGACTCTCCCGGTCCCAATGGCACCCACCGACCATCCAAGCCCCTCCACAGGAGCCTGTTCCTGGACCTGGTCTCTGAGCCAGGTGGCTTCAGACAACCCTGCCAGGATGGCTCCAACCTCTGCCCTCTCCTGGAACTCAACACCAGCTCCTCCCTGGACAACAGCCTGGCCCAGCTGGAGATCTACCCAGGCAGCCTCAACCTCCACGAGGCCACGGCTGAGGACAGCGCCCCCTATGGACTCCTTTTCCAACCAGAGCCCAACGGGACAGAGAGTTCCAACCTCGTCAACCTCCACCAGGTAGAGCCGGTACAGGCCCCCGACACAGAGAGGTGAGCTGCCTTAGTggaagggtggggggggggggggggtctgccgCATTATATGTGCTTTAGTTTGTTGTTATTTGTTGGCCCTTTGCATTTTCATATTGAATAACCATCATGCTTTTCCCCCCGATGGTACCTACCTTTATATTAAGTAGATACATTGCTAGGTTCAATTTGGTTCAATTCAGACGTTCAATcacctttcctcctctccctcgaTCTCTTCCTCCCATTCTCCGGGTTTTgtccttcttcctccctctctctcccaatgCGTTCCAGCAGCAATGAGTTTGAGGTGGGATTGCTAGACCGTGACATCAGCCTTGCTGACATGTACAGATGGAAGGTATCTGCGTATGCACCCTGCAGCTCAACATGTACCACAGGTGCAGCTACcagccacaccacacacacagtgtacacagacacacacacacgtacaccccCCACAttgtacacacacattctcacacacgtTACACAAACATAGACACGCACCGGTACTGGCAAATCACTTAGTGTCTCTTCTCTCCAGGTTGATCATACCTCTCACTAAATATACTTTAGTCTCATTAACCAACTTAACGTAAAGGATACATGTTCACTGGGATGTTTTGTTTAACCCTGACTGTTCAACAGCTGTGTGAGTTTCGGTATTATATTGGTCATGGTAGTCTACGTTTCCTTGCCAGGTATCAGCACGTCCTACGCCCTGTGCGTCCGGTATGACGGCTCTGAGGTGGATGAGACTTACTGTGACGCCGTGACCAGACCTGAACCCACACATGAGTTCTGCACCGGGAAGGAGTGTCCACCCAGGTTAGATATCCCATATGATCAGTTTGACTGCAACATCAGACTGGGGTCCTTGTGGACCATTAAATAGTATTCTGAATTGTATTCCGTTGGCTAGGACCTGATGGTTTCAGAATAACGACTGGGTTTGTAGCTCCTTTGAAACGTTATGCCCGTTGGCATTCAGTCTGCCGTTCCCTTCACACAAATAATAACTTTTCTCCGGTACAATTGTGACCGACTGGAGTTTGAACCTGGTTGCCCTGCATGCCATAAGATTGCGTTAGCCAGCGGAGCTAAAGCCTTCTACTAACCTTTATACTTGGTCTGACTGGGTCTTCGCCCTAGGTGGGAGACCAGTCGGTGGAGTGAGTGTTCGAGGACGTGCGGCGAGGGATACCAGTTCCGTACAGTGCGCTGCTGGAAGATGATGGCTCCAGGCTTCGACAGCTCTGTGTACGACGAGCTGTGTGTGGCTGCAGAGCTGCAGAAACCAATGGCACGCAAGGCCTGCAAGAGCAAAGGCTGTGGCCCACAGTGGGAAGTCTCTGACTggtctgaggtgtgtgtgtgtttttaaaaaTGGTGTATCTGTCAAGGAATCTTTAAGATAGAAATGGATCTTCAAGTATGTGTTCTGGGTAACAGTAGGAACCATATGAAGTTGTAAAATGTTAGCTATCATACTTCATCGCTGGATcacgggcggcaggtagcctagtggttagagcgttgggcaagtaaccgaaaggttgctagatcgaatccccgagctgacgaggtaaaaatctgtcgttctgcccctgaacaaggcagttcacccactgttcctaggccgtcattgtaagtaagaatttgttctgaactgacttgcctagttaaattgaaGGATCATAATAGTGAGTGTTCTCTGAGCGTTGATGGAGGGCAGTGTGGTCGTTTCTCTCTTCCAGTGTTCCGCTCGGTGTGGGGGACGTGGTTTGAGGAGTCGGGAGGTGCGCTGCTCCATGGAGACACGTCTGTGTAACGAATCCTCGCGGCCACTCAGCGAGAAGGAGTGTGAGGGACCGCCCTGTGACCGCAGGTGGACTGTTTCGGACTGGGGCCCTGTGAGTTAACCACCCTCGGCTGCACGAAGGTCTTAGCCTAGGCACAGCTAACACCCAGGGGTATTCCCGTGGTCAGGAAGAAACTCCTTTACACCATCAACTACTCTCAGATCGTCATGTTCTTAGGCCTTGGCAGCAACAATATGGGCTGATAAAGAATCTTGATATTGTATTTTGATAATATATAATTGATAGGAAATCAACACAGCTCCTCTTGATCTTGAATACGCTCTCCCTCCTTGTCCCtttgtttccctctctctatttccctgtcATCACGTACTGTCTCTCTCATACATCTTCTTACTCTTCCTTACTgtccctccctcactctgtctctctctccccttcctccctccctggcTGTCTGTGTACTCTCTAAGTGTTCAGGGGCCTGTGGCGAGGGCAGGATGAC harbors:
- the si:ch211-267e7.3 gene encoding ADAMTS-like protein 2 — translated: MVSVVAAHLKTSLAKYLSSSTDTPLRAEEGLEDSSDGREEVQRQSRHSQRHQSRGQQPDEVAQWWGEWSSWSTCSRTCGGGVRSQERHCLQQRLTATQNINSSFCVGSPKQYQLCPFQPCVSTSVSFKQQQCSQFNAKAFGRRHYEWVPLYPDDYISISNKPCDLQCTSTTGERQLLVPAHDGTYCRDGIYQGVCIEGQCQTVGCDGKLYSSKTVDTCGVCGGNGSSCYRVSGSHRKGSTQLGYVFITNIPVGATDIQIIERRKTENILALSDEAGHFFFNGNTIIDNPRNFRVAGTVFKYRRPANLLSDGFEYIIAQGPTDQGLNVMYYNLNGKMPHITYEYTVPRTPEARTTTPVASPPEEVQIRALSVVEPAVPEPWPLVAQETIANATATELSFNDNEIEASEDYGKLGNHSGVLVPDEPPDVDHDLDHDHEGLVWELQAPLNLSRPPAMLVFRPASEIYHNNLENKLGDQGHPAPANYRTDSNLIDGDSPGPNGTHRPSKPLHRSLFLDLVSEPGGFRQPCQDGSNLCPLLELNTSSSLDNSLAQLEIYPGSLNLHEATAEDSAPYGLLFQPEPNGTESSNLVNLHQVEPVQAPDTESSNEFEVGLLDRDISLADMYRWKVSAYAPCSSTCTTGISTSYALCVRYDGSEVDETYCDAVTRPEPTHEFCTGKECPPRWETSRWSECSRTCGEGYQFRTVRCWKMMAPGFDSSVYDELCVAAELQKPMARKACKSKGCGPQWEVSDWSECSARCGGRGLRSREVRCSMETRLCNESSRPLSEKECEGPPCDRRWTVSDWGPCSGACGEGRMTRYVACKNSNGNVISDGQCDLDLKPLAVYPCGDKNCPAHWVEQEWEQCNTTCGRGVKTRQVVCSGLEDGVFKEFHGQTCDSALKPEESSACFQRPCSKWFTTSWSQCSKTCGSGVHVREVKCYQGEELGHSCDSALKPEAGQTCEVQACPTEAPVEEVCQDKATANCALVLKVKLCTHWYYRKACCQSCKSKAP